Within Clupea harengus unplaced genomic scaffold, Ch_v2.0.2, whole genome shotgun sequence, the genomic segment AAACGGAGCTGGATGTAACTCACGCCCTGGTAGACGTCGCTCAGCCTCCACCAGAAGGTGCGCGCAGACAGGCAGCCGAAGCGGACGTAGGGGCTGAGGACAGTGGTGCTGGGAGTCAGGGCATTAGGAGACGTCTGGGGTTTCTCAAAACTGCAAACCCAGCCCTGGAATTCATAAgagaaaatacatatttataatttttatttataatttagTGCTATGTCTGCAGAGTGGAGTATTCTTCAACATTCAAATCCTATAATCTTGTGAGGATATCTAGAGATGCTTTGTATTTGCATTTCAAACTATTTGACCGTATTGACCTTACGTACTCTAATAAACATATAATGATCTAATTATTTTATTCCTTCCACTGTGCTCTGACTCTGCTTTATGACTGACTGCATGTAGAAAGCTCGTACCGGCTTGTCCATGTATTTATCCAGTCTTTTCAAAGCCTCTTGCTCCCCGCCAGGAAAGACCTCTGGGATGGCCAGCTCAGGGTCTTGGCCAAGTTCCTCCAGAGTGGGGATGCCATAGTTCTCATGCTTGTCTGTGCATGGAGTTATCACTCCTAAACAGAGACAATACAACAGCTATTTAAAACGGCTACCATCACCTTACAATCACATTTCATCCAGGAGTCAAAAGCACTGAGGAACTTTCATGTACTACTTGTTATGTTTTTATTGAGAGCgctgtgaaccaaaccacttttgCATTGCTAACCAAACTATCATTTCTGACACCACTTTAACTTCGAAACTGTTGCGTAGTGTGGTAAACTACACAATACCTTAACGATTAATGTATTGATTACACAGAGTGCATGATTTATTTCATACCTTTCATATTTTCCAAAGAGGGAGACGGCACTGGTCGTTTGGGTAGCCCCATGCTCTTTAGAACTGTCTGGAAGCGTACGTAGGTCAGTGGGGCCTTCTGATTATTCTCATCTATAATTCTAAAACAACAACCACCAATTACAATCACCCGACATGTATAAAGCACGAAACACATAATCCTTATCGGTGATGAAGACACTAGCCCCGTGAAGCATTACCTCTCTAGGttgtaaagtgtgtgagagatcttCTGGATGACTTCGACTCCGTGGTCCCCTGCCAGTTTCAGGACCTCCATGTCTCGCTGCAGGCTGTAGGGCTCGGTGTCCACCTCAAAAGTCAAGCGCGTGATCTTCCATTTGCGGAACAGTTCAGGGAGTACTTCGTCTGGCTTTCCCCTCACCACAAAGAGCCTGTtgggaacagacagacacagacagaacttGTTGGGCAGGCTTCACAAGTGCGCTAAAAAGAAGGCCTTACGGCGGTTCATCTGTTGTTCTACCTGGAGTTAAGTTTTCTTAAACTGCAATCCAAGTCTTTGAGGGCCCCGATCAGAAATCTCCAGCGGTTGATGCCAATTTTGGTGTTGTTGGGGAACCAAGGGTCAAGGATGAAGACAGGGTACAGCTGCTTGCAGTCTCGCAGGGCAGCAGTCAAGGCTGGGTTATCATGCAACCGCAGTCCTTTTCGAAACCAGTGAATACAGTTGTGTGTCATGGCAATAGAGCTGTTTGGGGGGGACAAATACACATTGTAGTTATTGTTATTACTAGGTATGAATAACACAAAGTTCCTATACAAGACAGATGGTGTAGAAATGCATGGTTGTAGCCTAGAAGAGGATAAGGGAAAACATTAGTAGATTCCAGTCAATTCCGACTTCTTCGAGATGCTAACAGACACTGAAGTACAGCGACTAGAATGCGTTTTGGCCATGATATGTAAACAATAAAGTTTATTTTTGTAATAGCACTCTCAAATGTATGAGTTGTTCTCAATAACGTAACTGCTTGACAAACTCACAGTTAGTGTCAACGCAAGCACTTCTGATATGGGCTAATGTTCATCTGCTTATACCGGGATTGGAGTAattttgaaacaaaaataaatgaaagcacTTACGTCGAGTGCCCAGTAGTATTGTCTTCGAACTGGCTCCAGTTTTCACTATCCCCcagttttcttctttcttcctccgACCCGTCAGCTTCACAGTGCGTGTAGCCAAACTGTTTTGTAACATTCAATCAAGGGGTtacaaaatgtgtatgtttacaACACGTGTTACCACAAGTGGCGGTCAAGAGCCAATCGGCATTTGCCTCCAGCGTCTCTCTTACTCGGTGGTTCTGGGTTGACTATGGTAATTGGTCACTCTTCAGGAAACGGTGCAAGGTTCTGTGGAGCTAGCGACAACAAGCGGCAATATTGCGGTAAATAGAGTAAAAATAAAAGTCCGCTTCAAAGTTTTGTTTGAAAATCCGgtttgatatacagtatgtttccaCGTTTTGCACGGCATATGCCTGTTGTGCTGCTAACTactctatataaataaactgtaTATTGTGTCTGCAAATTTTGTCATTTTAGCTGACTGATCTTGCAAATAACCATGGAATGAGAGGGTATTATTACATACACAACATTTAGTTTATTACCGGTAGTTACACAACAGTTTTTCGTTGTTCACTATCATTCAATTGTTCATTAAATCTATTGTAGATCACCACATCCAGTAAGTTGCATTTCACACCAAGGGCCACATAGCTGATAAAAAACGTTTTATTTATACTTCCTATAGACTGTTTAATATGAATAGGCAGAACAGAGTTGTGAGTTGAACTTTCCCTATTATGtgacatatttaaaatatatatggaTTGTGCAATACATATTgttaacacaaacaaagaaatatgtgctagcaatatttatttacaacagtggCAGCTGGTGAACAAAACTCAGGAAGTTCATTCTCTGCTAAGGCTTTTTAGTTAGGCTCAATTCAGGCCTCAACATCTAtacattttctaaaaaaaattaaaaacatttctgtagACCTAATGTAAACtcgactgtttttttttataccctGGTACTTACAAAGGCG encodes:
- the cry5 gene encoding cryptochrome circadian regulator 5, producing the protein MTHNCIHWFRKGLRLHDNPALTAALRDCKQLYPVFILDPWFPNNTKIGINRWRFLIGALKDLDCSLRKLNSRLFVVRGKPDEVLPELFRKWKITRLTFEVDTEPYSLQRDMEVLKLAGDHGVEVIQKISHTLYNLERIIDENNQKAPLTYVRFQTVLKSMGLPKRPVPSPSLENMKGVITPCTDKHENYGIPTLEELGQDPELAIPEVFPGGEQEALKRLDKYMDKPGWVCSFEKPQTSPNALTPSTTVLSPYVRFGCLSARTFWWRLSDVYQGKKHSQPPVSLHGQLLWREFFYTAALGVPNFNKMEGNPVCVQVDWDDKPDHLAAWREARTGFPFIDAIMTQLRQEGWIHHLARHAVACFLTRGDLWISWEEGQKVFEELLLDADWALNAGNWQWLSASAFFHQYFRVYSPVAFGKKTDKHGDYIKKYLPLLKKFPDQYIYEPWKAPRSIQERAGCIVGKDYPRPIVEHEIISKKNIQRMKAAYAKRSPQTAESPSKGKGVKRKRESIKDMLTKKKKKSD